A part of Candidatus Woesearchaeota archaeon genomic DNA contains:
- a CDS encoding bifunctional 5,10-methylenetetrahydrofolate dehydrogenase/5,10-methenyltetrahydrofolate cyclohydrolase: MAAVIVDGNKIADEVKKELKYKIDKLAKKPGLAVILVGKNPASLAYVGIKQRTCHDIGIRSEIYRLSENILEDEIVDVIEDLNNKEDVHGILVQLPLPKHLHTNRILETIRRAKDVDGFTTRNLGKLCIGEPRLVACTPQGIVRIFEYHGIDILGKDVTIVNSSNVVGKPLALLLLQRGATITVCHRETKDLARHTREADIVITATGVPNLITGPMIKEGAIVIDAGFKKIKDRIVGDVDFEAIRQKASFVTPPVGGVGPLTVAMLMENTFRAYTYLTDPTRGIIEDAV; encoded by the coding sequence ATGGCTGCGGTTATTGTTGATGGAAACAAGATTGCGGATGAAGTCAAGAAAGAACTGAAGTATAAAATTGACAAGCTAGCCAAAAAGCCAGGCTTAGCAGTTATTCTCGTTGGGAAAAATCCTGCATCGTTGGCGTACGTTGGTATAAAACAGCGCACCTGTCATGATATCGGTATCCGCTCTGAGATCTATCGCTTGAGTGAAAATATTCTTGAAGATGAGATTGTGGATGTCATTGAGGACTTAAACAACAAAGAGGATGTTCATGGTATTTTAGTACAACTTCCCCTGCCAAAGCATTTGCATACCAACCGTATTCTTGAGACCATCCGGCGAGCAAAGGATGTTGATGGCTTTACAACCCGAAATCTTGGAAAATTGTGCATTGGAGAACCACGATTAGTGGCATGTACTCCGCAAGGCATTGTTAGAATCTTTGAGTACCACGGTATTGACATTTTAGGAAAGGATGTTACCATTGTCAATAGTAGCAACGTGGTGGGAAAACCACTTGCATTATTACTTCTCCAGCGAGGCGCCACCATTACGGTTTGCCACCGTGAAACAAAAGATTTAGCACGACATACGCGTGAAGCAGATATTGTGATTACTGCAACAGGGGTACCTAACCTCATTACGGGGCCAATGATTAAAGAAGGGGCTATTGTTATTGATGCAGGCTTTAAAAAAATAAAAGATAGAATTGTTGGGGATGTTGATTTTGAGGCTATAAGGCAGAAAGCCTCTTTTGTCACTCCTCCGGTTGGTGGGGTTGGTCCATTAACTGTAGCTATGTTAATGGAAAATACCTTCCGTGCCTATACTTATCTCACTGATCCTACACGGGGCATTATCGAAGATGCAGTTTAA
- the purN gene encoding phosphoribosylglycinamide formyltransferase, whose product MTSNTIGILASTKGTDMQAIIDAIAAKRLDAKIAVVVSDREHALALERAQKYHIPAFFVNPRDMDQKKKDREAFDREVASLLDKYQVKLILLIGYMRILSPWFVQYYQSRMMNIHPSLLPAFSGGMDVNVHEAVLRSGVTETGCTLHFVTETVDAGPIILQKKVPVVPGETVESLKQKVQEAEQACFLEAIPLFFAGKLDTSF is encoded by the coding sequence ATGACATCCAACACCATTGGCATATTGGCTTCTACTAAAGGAACAGACATGCAAGCCATTATTGACGCCATTGCAGCAAAAAGGCTTGATGCAAAGATTGCTGTTGTCGTGTCTGATCGGGAACATGCTCTTGCTTTAGAACGGGCACAAAAGTATCATATCCCTGCATTTTTTGTTAATCCTCGGGATATGGATCAGAAAAAAAAAGATCGTGAAGCCTTTGATAGAGAGGTAGCGTCTCTTTTAGATAAATATCAGGTAAAGTTAATTCTGTTAATTGGCTACATGCGTATTTTGAGCCCATGGTTTGTTCAGTATTATCAGAGTAGAATGATGAATATTCATCCGTCATTGTTGCCTGCATTTTCTGGCGGCATGGATGTAAATGTCCATGAAGCAGTCTTACGTTCTGGAGTGACTGAAACTGGCTGTACCCTCCATTTTGTAACCGAAACTGTTGATGCAGGACCGATTATTCTTCAGAAAAAAGTTCCTGTTGTTCCCGGAGAAACAGTTGAGAGTCTCAAGCAAAAAGTTCAAGAAGCAGAGCAAGCATGTTTCTTAGAAGCAATTCCGTTATTCTTTGCAGGAAAGTTAGACACATCGTTTTAG
- a CDS encoding AbrB/MazE/SpoVT family DNA-binding domain-containing protein, which produces MKEREVQITTTSPKGQVVIPQEIREEMQIESGTKFAVYGRGDTIIFKRVELPTVKDFERLALFGRTFAKRKGIKEKDVLEHD; this is translated from the coding sequence ATGAAAGAAAGAGAAGTACAAATAACGACAACTTCTCCAAAAGGGCAAGTTGTTATACCACAAGAAATTAGAGAAGAAATGCAAATAGAGTCTGGAACGAAGTTTGCGGTTTATGGTAGAGGAGATACTATTATCTTTAAAAGAGTAGAGCTACCAACGGTAAAAGATTTTGAACGGTTGGCTCTTTTTGGAAGGACATTCGCCAAGAGGAAAGGGATTAAAGAAAAAGATGTGTTAGAACATGATTAG